GCTCAAAACCTTCGTGATCGCCGACGTCAACGTCGTCTTCCCATGATCAACATGACCTATCGTCCCAACATTTATATGAAGCTTGGTACGCTGAAATTTCGCCTTTGACATCCCCTAACCCTCCTCTGTGCTTGTTAAAAAAATTATTAAATTAAATTTATGAAGCAACTGTGACTTTTTTATGATCATGAAGCATATCCACTTTTGATATTATATGATCGATAATATTAACAGGGACTTCATTATAATATGCAAACTGCATTGTAAAAGTCGCTCTTCCCTGTGTCGCAGATCTTAAGTCAGTTGCATATCCAAACATCTCTGAAAGAGGAACAAAAACTTTAACGACTCGAGCTCCAGCCCGCATATTCATTCCGCTAATCTTGCCCCTGCGAGAATTTAAATCTCTCATAACATCTCCCAGATACTCTTCAGGTACAATCACCTCAGCCTCCATAATGGGTTCGAGTAAAACAGGCTTTGCCCTTTGAACCCCATCTTTAAAGGCCATTGATGCGGCAATCTTAAAAGCCATCTCTGAGGAATCAACCTCGTGAAAAGAACCATCATAAACAGTAACCCTTATATCAATAACATGATATCCACCTACTACACCACTTTCCATGGCTTCCATAACACCCTTTTTGATAGCAGAGATATATTCTTTTGGAATAACTCCTCCAATAATTTTATTCTCAAACTGAAAACCTTCTCCCCTTTTTAAGGGCTCTAATCTTAAGAAAACATGACCATACTGTCCTCTTCCCCCACTCTGGCGGATAAATTTTCCTTCTGCCTCTACTTCTCTTTGAATGGTTTCTTTATAAGAGACTTGAGGTTTAGAAATATTTGCATCAACCTTAAATTCTCTGAGAAGTCTATCTACTAATATCTCTAAATGTAATTCTCCCATTCCTGAAACAAGAGTTTGACCTGTCTCATCATGACTCTTTACTACGAATGTGGGATCTTCTTGTGCTAATTTGTTTAATGACGTTAAGAGCCTTTCCCCATCATTTTTTGTCTTTGGTTCTATTGCTACAGATATTACCGGTTCAGGAAACCTCATCGATTCTAAAATGAGTGGATTTTTCTTGTCACATACAGTATCACCTGTGAGAGTATTTTTAAAACCTATAATCGCCACGATATCACCTGCCATAACCTCTTTAACTTCTTCCCTTTTGTTTGCATGCATCTTAAATAAGCGAGCTACCCTCTCTTGACAATCTTTACTAGCATTATAAACATATGAGCCTGTCTTCAAGGAACCAGAATAGACCCTTGTGAAAGCTAATTGACCCACATATGGATCTGACCATATCTTAAAAACCAAAGCAGAGAAAGGTTCATCAAACCCAGATAGTCTTATCTCTTCTTTATCATTTTGAGGATTAATACCCTTAATAGGCGGAACCTCTGTAGGTGCCGGAAGATATTTTACTATAGCGTCCAATAAAGGCTGGATCCCTTTATTTTTAAAGGCTGAGCCACATAAAACGGGTACGATTTTGTTCTCTAAAGTTAATTTCCGCAATCCTTGTTCTATTTGGTCTACTGAAATATCTTCTCCATTGAGATATTTTTCGAGTAATGATTCATCTTCTTCCACTATAATCTCAACCATTTTGTCTCTATACTCTTTTGCTTGTTCTTTATAATTTTCTGGTATCTCCTCTTCACGAAAAGTGGCTCCCAGAGACTCCTCATCATAAACAAACGCTTTCATGGTTATTAAATCTATCACTCCTATAAAATTTTCTTCTGAACCCAAAGGGATCTGGAGCAAAACCGGATTTGCTGCTAGTCTCTCTTTCATCATATTGATACAATTGAAAAAATCTGCCCCAATCCTATCCATCTTATTTATAAAGGCAATCTTGGGAACAGAGTATTTTTCTGCCTGTCTCCATACAGTTTCAGACTGAGGTTCCACTCCTCCAACAGCACAAAAAACTCCTACAACCCCATCCAAAACCCTTATAGACCTCTCTACTTCTACAGTAAAATCTACATGTCCCGGTGTATCAATAATATTAATCCGATGTTCTTTCCAGAAACAGGTGGTTGCCGCCGAGGTTACCGTTATTCCCCTCTCTTGTTCCTGCTCCATCCAATCCATAACGGCCGAACCTTCATGAACCTCTCCCATTTTATATGAAACACCGGTATAATATAGAATTCTTTCTGTAGTCGTCGTCTTCCCCGCATCAATATGGGCTATGATTCCGATATTTCGAGTTTTATCCAGACCCATTTTTTTATCCAATCGAAAAACCCCCTCTTACCATCTATAGTGGGCAAAGGCCTTATTGGCTTCTGCCATCTTATGTGTATCTTCTCTCTTCTTTACAGCATTACCTGTCTTATTAGTAGCATCTATTAACTCTGCAGATAACTTTTCCTGCAAGGTTTTCCCCGGTCTCTCTCTAGAGGCATTTAAAATCCACCTGATGCTCAGAGAAATCCCCCTTTCGCCTCGGACATCTATTGGTACTTGATAGGTGGCCCCTCCAACGCGCCTTGATTTAACCTCTACCATAGGTTTAACATTCTCAATTGCGGATTTAAAAATATCTAAAGGTTCCTTATTTGTCTTCTTATTTACGAGATCCATCGCTTTATAAAAAATTATCTCAGCAAGGCTCTTTTTCCCATCCTTCATGATACCATTGATAAACTTGGCAACAAGCAAATCATTATATTTGGGGTCTCGCAATATCTTTCTTTTACTAACAATCTTTTTTCGAGGCATAAAAAAATCTCCTTCAGCTAATCGGTCTTTTTAGCAAAATTATTATTTAGGTTTTTTGGAACCGTATTTTGATCGACTCTGCTTTCTATCTTGTACTCCTATAGTATCTAAGGTTCCACGGATAGTATGATATCTGACCCCAGGAAGGTCCTTGACTCTTCCCCCTCTAATAAGAATAATTGCATGCTCTTGTAAATTATGACCAATTCCTGGAATATAAGTGGTAACCTCCATCCTGTTTGTCAATCTAACCCTCGCTACCTTTCTTAGCGCTGAATTAGGTTTCTTAGGAGTAGATGTGTAAACCCTTAAACATACACCTCTCTTTTGAGGACAACCTTTTAAAGCAGGACTGTCTGTTTTATTTTTACTTCTTTTTCTTCCTTTTCTAACTAATTGACTGATAGTAGGCAATCAAACCTCCTTAGCAAAAAAATCGTTAAAATTTTAAAATTGATTCAAAGAGATCTACCTTCCCCTGCAATGAAGAAAAACCTTCCGAAAATATCAAACTCTATATTATTTGTCAATATTTTTGTAATAAAATTTACATTTATCATCATATTTCTAACTCGCTGCACTTAACCCGACTCCTCCCTCACTTTTCTTATATTCCTCTTCTATTTTGATATCGAATCCTTGGAATTCTCTCGCACCCGTTCCTGCAGGAATTAATCGACCCATGATTACATTTTCCTTCAAACCTCTCAATTGATCAATCATACCACTCACGCTTGCTTGGGTGAGAACGCGAGTGGTCTCTTGGAATGAAGCTGCGGAGATAAAGCTGTCAGTATTTAAAGAAGCCTTTGTGATACCTAACAGAACTGGCTTCCCTTTGGCGGGTTTCCCTTTTTTTGAAATCACTTTTTCATTTTCTTTAATAAAGAGATTCTTAGAAACCTGTTCACCAACAAGAAAACCAGTGTCCCCTTCATCTTCTATTACTATCTTTCTCAACATCTGTCTAACAATGATTTCAATATGTTTGTCATCTATAATAACTCCCTGTAATCTATACACCTGCTGAACTTCGTTAACTAAATATTTCTCCAGCTCTTTTTCACCTAAAACATCGAGAATATCATGGGGATTTGCTGCCCCATCCATCAAAGGCTCACCAGCTTTTACCTTATCACCCTCATGGACATTAACATGTTTTCCTCTGGGTATCAGATACTCCCTCTCTTCGGTACCATCTCCACTAACAATAACCTTTCTCATACCCTTTTCCATACCACCAAATTTCACAATACCATCAATCTCAGTTATGATGGCTTGCTCTTTTGGTTTTCTCGCCTCAAACAATTCAGCTACTCGTGGTAAACCTCCTGTAATATCTTTTGTTTTAGTAGTTTCCCTCGGTATCTTTGACAAAACATCCCCCGCAAACACCATGCTTCCCTCAGCTACAGCAATATGAGCGCCTGCAGGAAGGAGGTATCTTGCTATCGTTTTGTTATTTTTGTCTTTAATTGATATTCGAGGTTGCCGTTTTTCATCTTGATGCTCCATGAGTACCTTCTGAGAAAGACCCGTAACCTCGTCCAACTCTTCCTTCATAGTAACTCCCTCAACAATGTCTCCAAAGGCTATTCTTCCACTCGCTTCAGTTAAAATCGATATCGTATAGGGATCCCACTCCACCAATTTCTCTCCTTCAGAGATTTTCTGACCGTCCCTCATCTTAAGTTTAGCACCATATACCATAGGATATTTTTCTTTCTCTCTTCCCTGTTCATCTTGAATAACAATACTCCCGTTTCTGTTCATAACCACAATATCACCAGCTTTGTTCGTTAATGTCCTCAGGTTGAGATATTTCAAAATACCACCTTTTTTTGCCTGAAGGGCTGTTTGTTCGACTATTCTGCTAGCTGTTCCACCGATATGAAATGTCCTCATTGTTAACTGTGTACCTGGTTCTCCTATAGATTGAGCAGCGATGACTCCGACAGCTTCTCCAATCTCTGACATTCCTCCTGTTGCCAAGTTTCTTCCATAACACTTTGCGCAAACACCAAAATCTGCCTCACACGTTAAAACAGATCTGATTTTAACTCTTTCAACTCCGGCATTTGCTATTTTTTCTACTGCTTCCTCATCAATCATTTCATTCACTTTAATAATGATTTCCTCAGAGAAGGGATCTACAATGTCTTCTATAGCTATCCTGCCAAGAATTCTCTCACTGAGATGCATGATAATCTCCCCACCTTCAACAAGGGCGGTTACTGAAATTCCATTTAATGTTTTACAATCCTCTTCCAAGATTATCATATCTTGAGCTACGTCAACCAATCGTCGTGTAAGATATCCGGAATTAGCTGTTTTTAAGGCTGTATCAGCTAAGCCTTTCCGCGCACCATGGGTAGAGATAAAATATTGTAATACGGTTAGTCCTTCACGGAAATTTGAAGTAATGGGTGTTTCGATAATCTCGCCTGAAGGTTTTGCCATAAGGCCTCTCATTCCGGCAAGCTGACGAATTTGTTGTGAGCTGCCTCTCGCCCCAGAATCTGCCATTATGAAAATTGGATTAAAGTCTCTTTTCTTTCCATCAACTCCTTTCATTATACTTTCATCATCAGTTTCTAACTCTCTAAACATTTCTTCAGAAACCTTTTCTGTAACATGGGCCCAGATATCGATAACCTTATTATATCTTTCTCCATTCGTAATTAAACCGTCTCTATACTGCTTCTCTACTCTTAAAACCTCTTTTCTGGCTTTCTCTACTAGTTCCTCCTTCTTTAAAGGAATATGCATATCATCAACTGATATAGATATACCAGCCTGTGTAGCATAATGAAAACCTATTTCTTTAAGCTCGTCTAGAAATTGAACTGTTCTTTCTCTCCCGACTTTTTTGAAGTTTTCGGATACTAAATCTATTAAATTCTTTTTATTCATTTGTTTATTAACGCTTGAGAAAGGAATTTCACTGGGTAAAATCTCATAAAGCAAAACCCTTCCAACAGTCGTATTAACTAATTCTCCATCAATCCTCACTTTAATCCTTGCCTGCAATTCTACTTCTTTATGATCAAACGCAACTCTTACTTCATCTATATCTGAAAATACTTTTCCTTGACCCTTAGAACCACCTCTTTCCTTTGTAAGATAGTAGCAACCAAGGACCATGTCTTGACTCGGAACCGCTAAGGGCTTCCCATTAGCCGGAGAAAGAATATTATTTGATGACAACATTAATATCCGAGATTCAATCTGTGCATCTGTAGAAAGAGGAATGTGAACTGCCATTTGATCTCCATCAAAATCGGCATTAAAAGCAGCACATACTAATGGATGAATCTTTATGGCTTTCCCTTCAATAAGAACAGGTTCAAAGGCTTGTATGCCGAGACGGTGCAAAGTCGGTGCTCTGTTTAATAAGACACAGTGTTTTTTGATTACCTCATCTAAAACATCCCATACTTCGGTACTTTCTTTCTCCACTAATCTTTTTGCACTTTTAATGGTTGTGACGATTCCTTTCTCTTCAAGTTTATTATATATAAAAGGTTTGAAAAGTTCTAAAGCCATCTTTTTGGGTAAACCACACTGATGAAATTTTAACTCTGGACCAACCACGATAACCGACCTTCCAGAATAATCAACCCTCTTGCCCAATAAGTTCTGTCTAAACCTTCCCTGCTTTCCTTTTAACATGTCACTCAATGATTTAAGGGGCCTTCTATTGGGACCCCTTATAACTCTTCCTCTCCGCCCATTATCAAAAAGGGCATCCACTGCCTCTTGGAGCATCCTTTTTTCATTTCTAATAATTATTTCGGGTGCTTTTAGCTCTTGAAGCCTTATCAATCTATTATTTCTATTAATGACTCTTCTATAAAGATCATTCAAATCAGAGGTTGCAAAACGACCTCCATCTAATGGAACTAAAGGACGGAGCTCTGGAGGAAGAACAGGAATAACATCTAAAATCATCCATTCAGGTTTATTTCCAGATTTTCTAAAGGCCTCAACAATTTTTAAACGCTTTATGATCTTTTTCTTTTTTTGGAGAGAAGTAGAGTCATTCAGCTCTTTCTTTAATTTTTTGGCAAGCTTTTGTAGATCTAACCTTTTGAGGAGTTCACAAACAGCCTCTGCTCCCATAGCTGCACTAAAACCATCTCCATGTTCTTCTTTAAGCTCTCTATATCTCTCTTCGGTCAGAAGCTCCCTTTCTTTTAATGGGGTCTTCCCAGGATCAATTACTACATAGTTTTCAAAATAGAGGATTCTTTCCAGTGAATTGAGAGTCATATCTAATAGGTTACCTATTCGACTTGGAAGTGCTTTCAAAAACCAGACATGTGAAACAGGACAAGCCAAATCTATATGTCCCAACCGCTCCCTCCTGACTTTCGATTGAATGACCTCAACCCCACACTTCTCACATACAACGCCTCTGTGTTTCATTCTCTTGTATTTCCCACAGTTGCATTCCCAGTCTTTTACCGGTCCAAATATCTTCGCACAGAAAAGCCCATCTCTCTCTGGTTTAAAAGTTCTGTAATTGATGGTCTCAGGTTTTTTCACCCCCCCTGAAGACCAAGCCCGAATTTTTTCCGGAGATGCAATTTTTATTCTTATTGCATCAAATCTTAAAGTGTCCTTTGGCTTTTCAAATAAATTTAATATATCGTCCAATTTTTACTCCTTGAATTTTAAACTACTAATAAATAATTAATGAAAGAAATCCTTTAAATTAACTACTTAGATTCCTTCTCATTTTCAATAAGCTCAATATCCAAGCAAAGGCTCTGTAACTCTTTTATCATTACATTAAATGATTCAGGAAGACTTGGTTCAAGAACATTATTGCCTTTAACAATAGACTCATACATCCTTGTCCGTCCAGAAACATCATCAGATTTTACTGTGAGCATTTCCTGAAGAGTTTTTGCAGCGCCATAAGCCTCTAATGCCCATACCTCCATTTCTCCTAATCTCTGTCCACCAAATTGAGCCTTTCCGCCTAAAGGCTGTTGTGTTACTAAGGAATATGGTCCTGTTGATCTGGCATGGATCTTATCATCAACCAAGTGATGTAATTTCATCATATATATATCACCAACCACAACTTCTTGTTCGAAGGGCTCACCTGTGTAACCGTCATACAAAATGGTCCTTCCCGACTCTGAGAGACCAGCCTCTTTCAGAACGTCTTTTATATTACTCTCCCGAGCCCCATCAAAAACAGGCGTTGAAAAATAACATCCCAACTTCTTTGCAGCCCAGCCTAAATGGGTTTCTAAAATCTGACCGACATTCATCCTTGAAGGAACTCCTAAAGGATTTAAAATAAGCTCGATAGGTGTACCATCTGGGAGATAAGGCATATCTTCTTC
This is a stretch of genomic DNA from Nitrospinota bacterium. It encodes these proteins:
- a CDS encoding GTP-binding protein; translated protein: MSKAKFQRTKLHINVGTIGHVDHGKTTLTSAITKVLS
- the fusA gene encoding elongation factor G produces the protein MGLDKTRNIGIIAHIDAGKTTTTERILYYTGVSYKMGEVHEGSAVMDWMEQEQERGITVTSAATTCFWKEHRINIIDTPGHVDFTVEVERSIRVLDGVVGVFCAVGGVEPQSETVWRQAEKYSVPKIAFINKMDRIGADFFNCINMMKERLAANPVLLQIPLGSEENFIGVIDLITMKAFVYDEESLGATFREEEIPENYKEQAKEYRDKMVEIIVEEDESLLEKYLNGEDISVDQIEQGLRKLTLENKIVPVLCGSAFKNKGIQPLLDAIVKYLPAPTEVPPIKGINPQNDKEEIRLSGFDEPFSALVFKIWSDPYVGQLAFTRVYSGSLKTGSYVYNASKDCQERVARLFKMHANKREEVKEVMAGDIVAIIGFKNTLTGDTVCDKKNPLILESMRFPEPVISVAIEPKTKNDGERLLTSLNKLAQEDPTFVVKSHDETGQTLVSGMGELHLEILVDRLLREFKVDANISKPQVSYKETIQREVEAEGKFIRQSGGRGQYGHVFLRLEPLKRGEGFQFENKIIGGVIPKEYISAIKKGVMEAMESGVVGGYHVIDIRVTVYDGSFHEVDSSEMAFKIAASMAFKDGVQRAKPVLLEPIMEAEVIVPEEYLGDVMRDLNSRRGKISGMNMRAGARVVKVFVPLSEMFGYATDLRSATQGRATFTMQFAYYNEVPVNIIDHIISKVDMLHDHKKVTVAS
- the rpsG gene encoding 30S ribosomal protein S7 — protein: MPRKKIVSKRKILRDPKYNDLLVAKFINGIMKDGKKSLAEIIFYKAMDLVNKKTNKEPLDIFKSAIENVKPMVEVKSRRVGGATYQVPIDVRGERGISLSIRWILNASRERPGKTLQEKLSAELIDATNKTGNAVKKREDTHKMAEANKAFAHYRW
- the rpsL gene encoding 30S ribosomal protein S12 produces the protein MPTISQLVRKGRKRSKNKTDSPALKGCPQKRGVCLRVYTSTPKKPNSALRKVARVRLTNRMEVTTYIPGIGHNLQEHAIILIRGGRVKDLPGVRYHTIRGTLDTIGVQDRKQSRSKYGSKKPK
- the rpoC gene encoding DNA-directed RNA polymerase subunit beta'; protein product: MDDILNLFEKPKDTLRFDAIRIKIASPEKIRAWSSGGVKKPETINYRTFKPERDGLFCAKIFGPVKDWECNCGKYKRMKHRGVVCEKCGVEVIQSKVRRERLGHIDLACPVSHVWFLKALPSRIGNLLDMTLNSLERILYFENYVVIDPGKTPLKERELLTEERYRELKEEHGDGFSAAMGAEAVCELLKRLDLQKLAKKLKKELNDSTSLQKKKKIIKRLKIVEAFRKSGNKPEWMILDVIPVLPPELRPLVPLDGGRFATSDLNDLYRRVINRNNRLIRLQELKAPEIIIRNEKRMLQEAVDALFDNGRRGRVIRGPNRRPLKSLSDMLKGKQGRFRQNLLGKRVDYSGRSVIVVGPELKFHQCGLPKKMALELFKPFIYNKLEEKGIVTTIKSAKRLVEKESTEVWDVLDEVIKKHCVLLNRAPTLHRLGIQAFEPVLIEGKAIKIHPLVCAAFNADFDGDQMAVHIPLSTDAQIESRILMLSSNNILSPANGKPLAVPSQDMVLGCYYLTKERGGSKGQGKVFSDIDEVRVAFDHKEVELQARIKVRIDGELVNTTVGRVLLYEILPSEIPFSSVNKQMNKKNLIDLVSENFKKVGRERTVQFLDELKEIGFHYATQAGISISVDDMHIPLKKEELVEKARKEVLRVEKQYRDGLITNGERYNKVIDIWAHVTEKVSEEMFRELETDDESIMKGVDGKKRDFNPIFIMADSGARGSSQQIRQLAGMRGLMAKPSGEIIETPITSNFREGLTVLQYFISTHGARKGLADTALKTANSGYLTRRLVDVAQDMIILEEDCKTLNGISVTALVEGGEIIMHLSERILGRIAIEDIVDPFSEEIIIKVNEMIDEEAVEKIANAGVERVKIRSVLTCEADFGVCAKCYGRNLATGGMSEIGEAVGVIAAQSIGEPGTQLTMRTFHIGGTASRIVEQTALQAKKGGILKYLNLRTLTNKAGDIVVMNRNGSIVIQDEQGREKEKYPMVYGAKLKMRDGQKISEGEKLVEWDPYTISILTEASGRIAFGDIVEGVTMKEELDEVTGLSQKVLMEHQDEKRQPRISIKDKNNKTIARYLLPAGAHIAVAEGSMVFAGDVLSKIPRETTKTKDITGGLPRVAELFEARKPKEQAIITEIDGIVKFGGMEKGMRKVIVSGDGTEEREYLIPRGKHVNVHEGDKVKAGEPLMDGAANPHDILDVLGEKELEKYLVNEVQQVYRLQGVIIDDKHIEIIVRQMLRKIVIEDEGDTGFLVGEQVSKNLFIKENEKVISKKGKPAKGKPVLLGITKASLNTDSFISAASFQETTRVLTQASVSGMIDQLRGLKENVIMGRLIPAGTGAREFQGFDIKIEEEYKKSEGGVGLSAAS